The region ACCCCAAAGAATTATTTTTAGTTTTTGGATTTTCTTTCGCTCAAAGTAACTTACTATAGGCATTTCCAGTGCAAAAATCAACAAGCCGTTTAGGGTCATTAATAATCCGGTTTGAAATTCAGATAGCCCAAATTTCTCGCTATGATACAAAGGCAAAGTGGTAAAAAGCTGAAAGAAAATCATGGCCGTAACAAAACTCACAAACAGAAAAAGCCAAAATATTTTATCTTTAAAAACCGATGCAGCTTCTAGTACCGTGGCATGAGGATCATGGTGAGAGACTTTTTTCTTTTCTTTGACCAACAAGGCAAAAATCAAAATCGAGACAATACAGGACGTACCATCAATCCAAAACAAGCCTTTATAGCCAATCCCCATAATAATTAAGCCGCCCAAAGCGGGTCCTGCCGCAAATCCTAAATTAACCGCTAAACGCACAAGGGTCAAGGCTCGCGTTCTGTTTTCAGGTTTGGCATAAGCGCCAAGGGACACAAACATAGCGGGTCTAAACATATCGGCTAGCGTCATAATAGCAAACATCCCTAAACACAATCCCCAAAACGAGGTGACATATTGTAAGACGAAAAAGAAAACACCACTACTAAACAAACTAAAAACCATCACCTTATAAAACCCAATCTTGTCAGACAGTTTGCCTCCCAACCAAGAACCCAGCATGGAGCCAAAACCAAAGGCAACCATTACCCAGCCTACTTCTCCGTAGGAAAAATGCAGGTCTTCTTTTAAATATTTTGATAAAAAGGGAAGCACCATTGTTCCGGCCCGATTGATAAAAGTGATCAGGGTAAGGATCCAAATTTCTCTCGAAAATCCTTTGAAATTATTAATATAGCGGCTGAAAGCGGTTTGGAGCATTGTAAATAGGTTCTGTCTTGCAAAGGTAGAAAACTTTGTAACTTTCAGCCTTTGTGCCTTTGCAACTTTTAAACTATTTTTGCATAAAAATATACAAATGAGAACCATTCTGCTTTTTGTCTTTTTAGCGCAATTGAATTTTGGCTTTGCCCAAGAAAAATTTGATGAGGCAGCTGTAACTCAATTTCAAACGGATTTAAATACGGAATTTGCCGATGCCAAAACGAGTCCTTTGATGGCAGAAGATTTGTCAACATTCCAGACCTTAGATTTTTATCCCGCAAATGGAAAATACTTCGTGACAGCTAAATTCGTTCGAACCAAAAAAGAAAAACCCTTTGAGATGAAGACCACAGGGGAAAGAAAACCAATGTATGTGAAATATGGTGAGGCTTTTTTTACTTTGGATGGTAAAGATTTTAAACTGAACGTTTACAGAAACATCGCACTTTCTAAAAAGAAGGAATATAAAAATCATTTGTTTTTGCCTTTTTCTGATTTGACTTGTGGCCAGGAAAGCTACATTGGAGGACGATATATTGATGTGAAAATTCCCGAAGGAAACACCCTAGTTATTGACTTTAATACAGCCTATAATCCATATTGTGCTTACAACCACAAATATTCTTGCCCTATTGTTCCATTAGAGAATGATCTGAATGTGGAGATAAAAGCCGGAGTAAAAAAATTCCATGACTAATGGAATTCTTTAATTGTCATACCCATAAATTTACGGATAAACCCAATGTTTTAGAGTTGGTAAATCAGTATCCACAGGAATTTGATTCCAGTATTCCTAATTATTCCATTGGAATTCATCCTTGGTATATTGTGCAAGAGCGATTGGAATCCGATTTGGATATTATTGAAAGTAAATTACAACAAAATAATTGTCTTGCCATTGGCGAATGCGGATTGGATAAAAGGATCAAAATCCCGATGGATTTGCAGCAAATGGTTTTTGAGAAACAACTGCTGTTGGCCGAAAAATATAATAAAGCAGTGGTTATTCATTGCGTAGCCGCATTTCAGGAAGTAATCGAAATAAAGAAGCGGTTGAATATAAAAGTTCCTATGATTATTCATGGTTTTTCTAAAAATCAACAGTTGGCAAAACAATTAATTGATAATGGATTTTATATTTCATTTGGGAAATATTTAGTGCAAAATCCGGAATTGGAAACGGTTTTCGTGAGTATTCCAAACAGCCTTTTTTTTCTGGAAACAGATACAATTGATGAAACGATTGACGAAGTATATGCTTTGGCAGCAAAATATAAGAATATGACCGTATCGAAATTACAACAGCAAGTTGCAATTAATTTCGATACCGTTTTTAACAGATAAACAAATTACCGAATTAACGAATATACTTTAATCATGGCAGAGTGGACAGAGCGAGCGGAGCTTTTATTTAAAAAGGAAGGATTAGAAAAATTACAAAATGCGAATGTATTAGTAGTAGGTTTAGGAGGCGTGGGATCATTTGCAGCTGAGTTTTTAGCCAGGGCAGGAGTGGGCAAGATGACTATTGTAGACGGAGATGTTGTGGATATTACCAATATCAACAGACAATTACCGGCTTTGCATTCTACTGTAGGCCAACCTAAAATTACCGTAGTTGGAGACCGATTGATGGATATTAATCCGGAATTAAAATTGACAAGAGTACAGGAGTTTCTTTCGCCGGAACGGGCTTTAGAAATGGTAACCGAAGAGTTTGATTATGTTTTGGACTGCATTGACAGCGTGACTCCAAAATTGAATTTGATTATTGCAGCTAAACGAAAAAGAGTAAAAATCATTTCAAGTATGGGCGCCGGTGGAAAAATGGAAGCTGCTAAGGTGAAAGTTTCTGATATAAGTAATACCGAGAATTGCTTTTTGGCCAAAACCATCAGAAGACGTTTAAAAGAGCACAAAATTGATAAATTAAAAGTCGTTTTTTCTTCAGAAATTCAAGATGATTCGAGTTTAAAAATGACCGATGGTTCCAATTTTAAAAAATCATTTTACGGGACTAATAGCTATATGCCAGGATTATTTGGTCTTTATGCCGCCGAGACCGTGATTCGCTATTTACTTAAGAAATAAAATTAATGATTAGTGATTATTCACAGTCTTTTACAACCTAAATAATACATAACTCATAATTTATAAAATGATACAAACAGTAATTTTCGACATGGATGGAGTAATTGTCGATACGGAACCTGTACATAAATACGCCTATTTTCAGCATTTTGAGGAATTGAATATTCCAGTAACCGAGGAACAGTTTTCTAAATTTACGGGGAATTCGACTCGAAATGTGTTCCAAAATTTAAAAGAACTTTTTAATTTGGAACAGGATGTAGAAGATTTGATTCAAAGAAAAAGAAGTATTTTTAACGATGCTTTTGATACCAAAGAAGATTTGGAGCTGCTGGAAGGTGTAGAAAAGCTGATCAAAGAGTTTCATGAGAAGGGAATGCAACTGATTTTGGCATCTTCGGCTTCCAAAGTGACAATAGATCGCGTTTTTAAGCGTTTTAATTTACACCAATATTTTACACATATTGTAAGTGGGGAGGATTTTCCAAAATCAAAACCCGATCCGGCTATTTTTGTACATGCCGCTTCTTTATCAATTGCACCTAAAGAAAATTGTATCATTATAGAGGACAGTACTAATGGTGTGAAAGCAGCTAAAGCTGCCGGGATTTTTTGTGTGGGTTACAACAGTTTCCATTCTAAATTGCAGGATTTATCAGCTGCCGATGTGATAATTAATCATTTTGATGAATTGAGTTTTGAAAAAGTAGCCCAATTCTGATTTGGGTTTATTAAATATTTAACAATTATAAATGTTTGAATTTGTAAATTTGAAAAAAATAAAACAATAAATATGAAGAACTTACTTATTCTATTAGCGGTTGTCATTGCTAATTTTAGTATTGAAGCCCAGGTGAAAACACCAGAATCCAGTCCGAAAACTAAAATCAATCAGGCTGTTGGTTTAACGGATATAGAAATTGTCTATTCCAGACCTTCTGCAAGAGGCAGAGCTGTTTTTGGTAATTTGGTTCCTTTTGGGAAATTGTGGAGAACTGGAGCTAATGAAAACAGCACCATTTCTTTTAGTGATGATGTGATAATTGACGGCAAGACTTTAAAGAAAGGAAAGTATGCTTTGTATACCGTTCCAAACATTCAAAGTTGGGAAATCATTTTTTATAAAACAACAGATAATTGGGGAACACCACAGGAATTTAATGAAGCGAATGTAGCTTTAAGAACTACTGTAAAAGAAGAGGCTTTGTCTAAACCAATGGAAACATTTACTATCGGGTTGAGTCGTTTGGATACTGATTTTGCTTATTTGGAAATCTATTGGGAGAATTCATATGCCGCTTTAAAATTTGAAGTTCCAACCCAGAAAAAAGCCATTGAAAGTATTGATAAAGTATTGTCAGGTGCCACAGGAGCAGATTATTTTTCGTCAGCACAATTCTATTATCTGGCTAATTTAGATATCAATAAAGCAAGAACTTATATTGATAGAGCATTAGAATTAACACCAAGTAAACCATTTTATTATTTGCGTTTAAAATCGTTGATACAAGCAAAACAAGGAGATAAAAAAGGCGCTATTGAAACAGCTAAATTATCGCTTGCTGCTTCTGAAGCTGCCGGAAATCAAGACTATGTAAAAATGAATAAGGATAGTATGGCTGAATGGAGTAAATAAGTTCTAAGTTTTTAAAATAAAAAATCCCGTCTTTCCAATAGGTTAGACGGGATTTTTATTTGGTTAATTTATGTGGTCATCTGTTTTTTTGATTTTCTAAATAGAGTCCATTCCAATAGGGAGGAGAGTACGATAGTAAGTAAAGCACCAATGAAATTGAGCCATAAATAACCCAGTTTTTCTTCACCACTCGGAAAAATGTAAATGGCGTAATAATAAATGACAAAAATGGTGATTTGGGAAATCAATGCGCTGTAAAATATAGACTTAGCCTTGACATGTTTTATATAAAATCCCACCAAGAAAATTCCCAGTACCGTGCCATAGAATATGGAACCAATGATATTTACTAATTGGATTAAATTTTCAAATAAGGTTCCGATACAAGCAAACAAGATGGCAATGATTCCCCAAAACAAAGTAAAAAACTTGGTAGCATTTAAATAATGTTTTTCAGATTTTTCTCCTTTTACATTGCGTTTGTAAATGTCGATTGCCGTTGTAGAGGCAAGTGCATTAAGCCCAGAAGCGGTAGAGGACATGGCAGCCGATATGATTACCGCCAACAATAACCCAATAAGACCTTTGGGTAAATAATGTAAAATAAAGTGAAAAAAGACATAATCTTTATCATTAGTCTCACTGCTGCTATCTGCTTTCAGAATAATTTCTTTGGCATGGTCCCTTAAATCTTTTTCTTTTGTAGACAAGGCAACCAATTCCTTTCGCAAAATAGGATTGTCATAATCTTGGTTAAGTTGATCAATATACAAAAGGTTAATCACTTTTTTGTCTTCAGAAAGACTGTCCAGTTTTTTCTCTAAAAGACGGTATTCCTCTTTATATTGTGACTTTTCAATAGCCACCTTGTTATTAGGATTGAAATTTAATGGAACAGGATTGAATTGGAAAAAAACAAAAACCATAACTCCGGTAAGCAATATAAAAAATTGCATAGGTACTTTTAAGAGACCATTCATGATTAATCCCATTTGACTTTCACGAACTGATTTTCCGGATAAGTAGCGTCCTACCTGAGATTGATCGGTTCCAAAATAAGCTAAAGCAAGGAAAAAACCTCCCGTGATACCACTCCAAAAAGTATATTTTTCTTCAGGATCCGTTGAAAAACTCACAATGTCCATTTTGTCATTTGCCCCGGCAATATGCATGGCATTGCTAAACGTCATATCATTGGGTAAAAAACGCAAAATCAAAAAGAAAGTGATAAACATTCCGGACATAATCACAAACATTTGTTGCTTTTGGGTTACGTTTACCGCTTTGGTTCCACCAGAGAAGGTATAAATGATTACTAATACTCCAATGATAATATTCATATAAGTCAGGTTCCATCCTAATAAAGCTGATAAAATGATGGCTGGAGCATAAATGGTTAATCCGGTTCCTAATCCTCTTTGAAACAAGAAAAGAACAGCTGCCAGAGAACGGGTTTTTAGATCAAAACGTTTTTCCAGGTATTCATAAGCCGTATAAACCTTGTACTTATGGTAAATAGGGATAAATGTCAAACAGATGACCACCATGGCAATAGGTAGGCCAAAATAGAATTGCACAAACCCCATTCCATCGTGATAGGCCTGACCGGGAGTAGATAAAAAGGTTATAGCGCTGGCCTGGGTAGCCATTACAGAGAGTCCTACGGTATACCAAGGGGTTTCGTTTCCTCCCAATATAAAATCTTCGACATTTTTACTTCCTTTGGTTTTCCAAGCTCCATAAATTACAATAAATAAGAGGGTTACTATGAGTACAATCCAATCGAATAGCTGCATGTTTTAAGAGTATAATTTCATTATTAGATAAAAAATAGTAATATAGATGGCATTTGCCAACAGAACCCAAGTATAATTTTTTTTCCAAGTTTTTCCTTTTTTAGATTCCATATTTTGTGGTTTTAGGGTTTTATTTTTTGCGAAGGAACCGTTACAGCTGCTTTTAACGAAATGATATTAGACAATAAGCGATAGGCTCCGGAAACTCCTTCGGGTAATTCTCTAAATAAACTCAATCCGGTATAAATATAGTGTCCTTTTCCGTAAGGAGCGACCAATAAAGCCCCTTTTTTTGGACTTTCTCCTTTGTCATTGGAAGATAAAATAGGAGTGAAGGCCTTATCAAATTCATTGGGATAGTACAAACCTTGTTCTTGTTTCCATCCTTCAAAATCTTTGGAGCTTATTTTATTGGGATAATTAAGAACAGGATGATCCGGAGCTAAAAAGCGTACTTCGGCATTTTCTTCGGTTACCCTGTCGTTTGAAATTTTTAACGGATAAGGCGCAAGAGTTCCATTGACAATTGTATTTGGCGTATTGTATTGAACCAGCATTGTTTTTCCGCCTTTTACAAAGTCAAAAAGGACACTTTGCTTGTTGGCTAATTCTTCTACGGTATTATACGCTCGTATTCCGGTAATTACAACATCAAGAGATTCTAGTTTTTCGGGAGTGATTTCTTCCGGTTTTAATAGGGTGACTTTGTAGCCCATTTGTGTTAAACTTTCTGGAACTTCATCCCCTGCACCCATAATATAACCAATTCTTTTATCCACTGTTTTCAAATCCATTTTGAGGAAGGTAGTCTCCGAGGGTTTCAGAACTTGTTGCTTGGTGATATGGGGATAATCGATTATTATCTGGTCTTTGTCAAACTTTTTGTTGTCTACAATAGCAATACTTTTGGCTATGGTTTCCGATGGTTCGGAAGGCGGAGTTACCTCAAAATAGATTAGCTGTTCCATTCCTTTTTTGTCTAATTGAAACGGCACAGACTTAGGAGTGACCATCCAGCTTTTTGATAACTCTAATTGTAGAGTTCCTTTTACGCCATCTTTTCCGGCTTTTATTTTTACGGCTACAGCCTTACTTTTTCCATTATTAAAAAGGGAAACTTTATCAATAATACTAGTTGTCACTTCTGGTACAATATCCAGATAATTATACATTTCACCTTTTACGGGATCATTGTATTTATAAACTACGCTGCGTTCTAAAGGGATTTCGACTTCGCTAATTTTGACATTAAAAATAACCTTTACTTCTCGAAGGACATCAGGAATTCCTATGTTTTTTTGCTCATCGACAGCATACATTCCTTCGGTTCCTTTTTCTTTGAGCCAGTAAGGTTGCGTATATGCAATGGATTGAGGTAGTACTAATTCTAAATTTATGCTTTCAGAAATATTAGGGTTTAAGGTCTTATTTTGGATGGTTTTTTTATTATCCGGTAAAGTGGTAACACTCATTAATTGCACTTTTGCAGCAGATCTATTAATCGCTTCCAGTTTCAGCTTTAAGTTACTTCCCGGCGTTGCTTCTTGATTTTGCGCCACTGCTTCTAGGTATAGACCGGAACAGCCGGCAATGATATTTTTTATTTCCTCGGATTTTACGGTTTTCCAATGATTTTCTTCCAATGACTGAATCATTGAATAGGCTTTTGCCAAGTTTGGTATACTGGCCGAAGGATTATTAAAATCAAATTGAGAGGTAATCAATGTTAGTAATTCGCCAATTTCTTTGCCGCCTTTCACTCGATTCCAGCTTGTATCAATACCTTCAAAGATGTTGGACTTGTCTTTAATACTTTGGCCATTGATGAGTTCGAGATATTCTGTTTCTTCGCCTCGGGTTCCGGTACTTCCAAAACCTTGAGATTGATGACAACTTCTACTTAATGCTGCGATTTCTTGGTTTGATTTCCCCAGATTTGAATAATAAACGCCTGTTTGAAGTGTTGACAAATTAGTTTTATCGGCTGAGTCAAATTTTTCTTTGCTGCCATAAAACCACCACGAATGGTTGAAAAATTGACGTTTGGGTTGCCAAGGTTGAACTAATTGTAATTGCTCAGGAAATACTGTTGAGTTATTAGTCAAATCAAAGCTTTCCACGCTCAACATGGCTGAGGCCGTATGATGCCCGTGAGTGGTTCCAGGGGAACGATGGTCGAAACGATTAATGATTACATCGGGTTGGAATTTCCGAATTGCCCAAATGATATCAGAAAGCACTTTTTCTTTATCCCAGATTTCTAAGGTTTCATCCGGGTTTTTAGAATATCCAAAATCATTGGCTCGGGAAAAAAATTGTTCTCCTCCATCAATTTTTCGGGCTTCAATGAGTTCTTGGGTTCTTATAACTCCTAATAATTCTCTCAATTGTGGACCAATTAGATTTTGACCTCCATCACCTCTTGTCAAGGATAGATATCCTGTCCTTGCTTTTTGGTCATTTGCCAAATAAGAAATTAATCGGGTATTTTCATCATCGGGATGCGCGGCGATATAAAGCACGGATCCCAGAAAATTTAATTTTTGAATTTGATTGTAAATCTCAACCGAATTTGGTTTTTGAGGTTTTTGAGCCAGTAGTATTTGAAAAGAAATAAGAAAAATTAATAGAAATTGAATTTTAGTTTTGTGCATTTTATTTAAAATTAATTTGCAATTAGTTCAAATGTAGTAATTAAAAGTTTTATTTAAAACCGAATTATATTTTCTTTGCTAAAAAGCATATATAGCTAAAAAGGGAGCACCGGTCAGTGCTCCCTTTTTCATTTATAGGCTAGGAATTAATGTCCTCTACGGTCATTGTCTCTAGAGTCTCTGTTATCATGTTTGCCATAGTTTCTGCGGTCGTCATGACGTCTGTTATCATTAGAATATTTGTGGTTTTTAGCGTATCTTTTATCATCATATCTGTGCGCTATGGGTCTGTGATATTCATTTCTATGACCTACATTATAATGTCTCTTATGGTTGTTAAAATGTGCATAAGGACGGTTTCCATGATAACCGTTTAATACAATTTTATGTCCAGAGTATAAATCGTAGTTTCTGTATTGTCTAGGTAAATATCTTGATCTTACCCAATTTCCGCTACCAAAATAAATAAATTGTGAGGCTCTAATATCGTAGTAAGCCTGAACATCCGGTAAATAATAATATTCTACTGCTGCATAACCTCTAGGTCCCCATGAAGGAGCTGTTCCTATATTTACACTTACTGAAACTTGAGCTTGAGCTGAACTGAATACAAGTAGCACTATTCCAACGGCGAGTAATTTTAAATTTTTCATCTTTCTATATTTTAATGTTTATATTCTTAAAATGTATTGCTTGTTGCTTTACATTTTAGCTAAAACCAACAACTGTGCCAAGATGATTTTTATTGCTTAAATTGGTTTTATAACAAGTAAAAAAAACGGAAACACTATTAGTATTTCCGTTTTTAAAAGGGTTGAAATGGGATTTAATGTTTTCCGTTTCCATGACCATTATTTCCTTTATGGCCATTGTTTCCTTTATTTCCCTTTTGATTGCGATTATCATGTTTGTCGTAACGATTACCAATTGTTCTTTGATGAGGACCTTTATATCCTTTATGGTATTTAGCTTTATGGTTTTTAAAATAGGTATAAGGTCTGGTTCCATGATAATCATTTAAAACTACCTTATAACCACTATATAAATCATAGTTTCTATATTGTCTAGGTAAGTATCTTGATCTTACCCATTTTCCATTACCAAAGTAAATAAATTGTGATGCTCGAATATCATAATAGGCTTGTACATCTGGTAGATAGTAATATTCGACGGCAGCATAACCTGCAGGACCCCAAGAAGGAGGCGAACCAATATTTACATTAACAGATACTTGTGCTTGTGAGGAAGTAGCTATAAACAGTACTATTGCAGCGGCAAATAATTTTAAAGTTTTCATTTTGTTTTTATTTAGATATTAATATTTTTATTTGCATTGACTTTATCAATCTTTTATCTCCAAAGCCAAGAACTGTGCCAATTTGTTTTTTTAGTTAGTTTATAGTTTTTGTTTTTACTGCAAAAAGAAGAGGCTGTTTTGTAACAAACAGCCTCTTCTAAATATTGTAAATAGTAAATTATAGCAATAAAATTAGCAATAAAATGATGATGATAATAGCACCTACTGAAAGATAAACGCCGTTTCCTGATGCTTTTAAATTAGTTTTTATTTCTCTCACCTCTTTACGGAGTTCTTTTTTTTCTGAAGAACTTAAAGAAGATTTATCCATCTCCTTGATTTCTTCCAATCGATTAAGCATGATTTGTACCTCTGCAGGAATTTCTTTAGGAACCGGATTTTTTTCGGCTGCTGTCATTGTAGTCGGAATTGCACTTAACGATAATATCATTATCATTAAATAGAAACTTAGTTTTTTCATCTTTTTATCTGGTTTTGGTTTAATAAGAATATTTATATAAAGATAATAATTAATTGGCAATCAGTGTTGTATAATTTAAAGTGAATTTTGTGAAATTTACTCTTTTAAAAATATTGTATTAACAATATTTTTGTTAATTCACATCTTTTATTGATAAGGAACAATTCGAGGTTTAGCTAACTCAAAATTTTGTATACCAAAATCAGAAGTTTGAAAGGCATTGGTCTTAAAAACGTTATCACCCTGAAACGGAATAACGGGATAATAGGCCAATGATATTTGAAAAGCGCTAAATACTAAGTAATCATTATTGATGATGAGTCCAATTCCAATTTTAGAATAAGCCTTGTTTTTTTGCAATTCATTTTGAGAATTTCCAAGTAGGGCGATAGAATAATTAAAATAAGGGTTAAGCCGAAATCCACCTATATTCCAAGGAGAATAAGCTTGAGTTTGCAAGGTTAACAGCGTTTTATTGGTTCCGTAAATCGGGCTGTTGAATCCTTGAATGCCGGATTCTTCGTTAATATTGAGTTGATCACCAATCGATTTTTGTCGGTTGAGTCCTATTATGACCTGCGGCTTAATGAACTGTCTTAATTTCCAGTTTCCAATATCAATTAGATTGGTGAAATAATTGGCCTGGAAAGAAAAAGTGGTTTGCTCTGTTTTGGATTTATTAAAAAAGGTTCCAGCTTCAAAATTAGTACTCAAAAAGCCCCATTTATAGTATTTTCCAAAGGAGATTTGGCTTCCTATATAAGGACGCCAATTATTGTTTTTATTTTGGTAACCATAGGTGATTCCATAAATTCGTCCTATAGGTACATCTTCAACAATACCGTTTTTGAAAATATACTTGTCTTTGATAAATTTTCGGGTATTAATACCAATACCTGAAAGTAAGAAGGTTTCATCAGCATAAAAATTTGTGGGATCATAATCAATTTCGGGACTTTCAATATAATTTTTATTCAATAATCGCCCTGAAATAATAAGATTGGTTGTTTTATCATCAAGAGTATTTCCTTTGAATATTTGGAAAGCCTTGGCAATCCAAAAATCATGTGAACTATACTTGAAATGTTGCTTTACATATTGTAGATCTAATCCTTGTAATGTATCAGTTTTAAATTGTTGATCTAAATAAATTCCTCCTGCCCATTTTGTTAAAGGAGAATAAAAAGGACGCTCTATACTAATACTTTTGCTGTAATTGTCATCCAAATCAATACGGTATTGTACTATTGTTTTGATGAAAGTATGTCTAATGTTTGGGATAGTGTACGCAAGATCGTTGGCATTTTTTCCGTCACTTGACCGGTTTGTAAATTTATAATCGAATTGATGACCAATACCAAAAATATTTCTTTCACTTAATCCCAATGAGGCTTTTGTACTGGAAACTGAAGCCTTGGGCAATGAGCTCCATGAATCTAAAACCCGAATGAAAACATCAACTGAGTCGGATTCTTTAGCTGTTAATTTTTCTGAAATAGTGACTCTGCTGACAAATTTTTGAGAACGGATAATACGTTCAGATTCATCTATGTTTACGCTACTATAAGGGGTATTTTTTTTAAACAGTAATAAATTCTTTATGGCAAGATTTTTAGTTTTAAGATGCAATAGGTTTCCAGTCCTTTCAGTCCATTTATCCGGAGTTTTTGTCGAGTCCGTATCAGAATAACCAAATGGGTCTAAGGTAGTAATAATAATATTCCGAATAATTTTTCCTTCAGCATCGACTTGTTTTTTTTGTTCAATTATTGGTTTTTTCTTTTTTGGATTAATTGGCTCAAAAATAAGCTTATGCAAGAGATGGGTGTACTTATTCTTCTTCGAATAGCTTTGAATGTTTTGATAGCTCTTAGAGCTGTCTTTTTCTTTTTTGTCATTTTGCGAAAAAGAAATTTGATAGCTAAAAGAGATTAAGATAAGTATCGCTATTTTTTGTTTTGAAAACATTTAAAAATAATGTTTTTAGGCTAATCAGTACACTTTTTTGTTGACGATCTTCAATTCGAATTTGTCACAATCTATTTCAAATAGTGCTAAAAATGCAGCTGTTTAGAGAATTTTTACTATCCAAATACCGCTAATCATCCCTTTAATTGAAACCAGTTTTTTGTTCAATTATAAGTATAAAGTTAGAACAAAATAATTATAAGATTGTTTTATTAAAGAAAAAACTAATCTACAAATTCCTTATTATCAAAATGGTTTTCTAATATAGAAATTCCTTTTTGGAAAAGCAGATTGTTAGGATAAACAATCATTTCTCCATCTTTAGTTTTTAGGGCAATATGGAAGGCACCAATGTCTTCAATTTCGGCAATGACAGGGAAATCTTTATCGTGAATTCGGATAACATCGCCAATTTTGAAAGGAAATGAAAAAAACAATATAATACCAGAGGTAATGTTGCTTAGAATAGACCATTGGGCAAACATGGCAACTCCCGCTACGGTTGTGATAGAGGAGACCGCAATAATGATGTCTTCGGCTTGAACTCCCCAAATGATGATAAGAATAATCAGTGCCAAAACGGTAATTAACAAATGAATGTATTTGATAACCAGATTGGTTCGGTGTTCTATAATATGAGTTGATTTTGCAAAACCTCGAACCATTTTTGAAATGATTAGTCGCAATACAATTACCAAAAATAGCAAAACTCCCGTTTCGATTAATTCTTTTGTAAAGTCATCAAAAAAAGTCATGTCCATCAGTTTTTTTTTAGGCTAAGGTACTTAAATATTTATATACTTTATCTACCGGCATTCCCATGACATTGGCATAAGAGCCTTCAATTTTAGAAACGGCTATAAAACCAATCCATTCCTGAATACCATAAGCGCCCGCTTTATCAAAAGGCTCAT is a window of Flavobacterium acetivorans DNA encoding:
- a CDS encoding sodium:solute symporter codes for the protein MQLFDWIVLIVTLLFIVIYGAWKTKGSKNVEDFILGGNETPWYTVGLSVMATQASAITFLSTPGQAYHDGMGFVQFYFGLPIAMVVICLTFIPIYHKYKVYTAYEYLEKRFDLKTRSLAAVLFLFQRGLGTGLTIYAPAIILSALLGWNLTYMNIIIGVLVIIYTFSGGTKAVNVTQKQQMFVIMSGMFITFFLILRFLPNDMTFSNAMHIAGANDKMDIVSFSTDPEEKYTFWSGITGGFFLALAYFGTDQSQVGRYLSGKSVRESQMGLIMNGLLKVPMQFFILLTGVMVFVFFQFNPVPLNFNPNNKVAIEKSQYKEEYRLLEKKLDSLSEDKKVINLLYIDQLNQDYDNPILRKELVALSTKEKDLRDHAKEIILKADSSSETNDKDYVFFHFILHYLPKGLIGLLLAVIISAAMSSTASGLNALASTTAIDIYKRNVKGEKSEKHYLNATKFFTLFWGIIAILFACIGTLFENLIQLVNIIGSIFYGTVLGIFLVGFYIKHVKAKSIFYSALISQITIFVIYYYAIYIFPSGEEKLGYLWLNFIGALLTIVLSSLLEWTLFRKSKKQMTT
- a CDS encoding mechanosensitive ion channel domain-containing protein, with the translated sequence MTFFDDFTKELIETGVLLFLVIVLRLIISKMVRGFAKSTHIIEHRTNLVIKYIHLLITVLALIILIIIWGVQAEDIIIAVSSITTVAGVAMFAQWSILSNITSGIILFFSFPFKIGDVIRIHDKDFPVIAEIEDIGAFHIALKTKDGEMIVYPNNLLFQKGISILENHFDNKEFVD
- a CDS encoding PIG-L family deacetylase; the encoded protein is MHKTKIQFLLIFLISFQILLAQKPQKPNSVEIYNQIQKLNFLGSVLYIAAHPDDENTRLISYLANDQKARTGYLSLTRGDGGQNLIGPQLRELLGVIRTQELIEARKIDGGEQFFSRANDFGYSKNPDETLEIWDKEKVLSDIIWAIRKFQPDVIINRFDHRSPGTTHGHHTASAMLSVESFDLTNNSTVFPEQLQLVQPWQPKRQFFNHSWWFYGSKEKFDSADKTNLSTLQTGVYYSNLGKSNQEIAALSRSCHQSQGFGSTGTRGEETEYLELINGQSIKDKSNIFEGIDTSWNRVKGGKEIGELLTLITSQFDFNNPSASIPNLAKAYSMIQSLEENHWKTVKSEEIKNIIAGCSGLYLEAVAQNQEATPGSNLKLKLEAINRSAAKVQLMSVTTLPDNKKTIQNKTLNPNISESINLELVLPQSIAYTQPYWLKEKGTEGMYAVDEQKNIGIPDVLREVKVIFNVKISEVEIPLERSVVYKYNDPVKGEMYNYLDIVPEVTTSIIDKVSLFNNGKSKAVAVKIKAGKDGVKGTLQLELSKSWMVTPKSVPFQLDKKGMEQLIYFEVTPPSEPSETIAKSIAIVDNKKFDKDQIIIDYPHITKQQVLKPSETTFLKMDLKTVDKRIGYIMGAGDEVPESLTQMGYKVTLLKPEEITPEKLESLDVVITGIRAYNTVEELANKQSVLFDFVKGGKTMLVQYNTPNTIVNGTLAPYPLKISNDRVTEENAEVRFLAPDHPVLNYPNKISSKDFEGWKQEQGLYYPNEFDKAFTPILSSNDKGESPKKGALLVAPYGKGHYIYTGLSLFRELPEGVSGAYRLLSNIISLKAAVTVPSQKIKP